Proteins encoded by one window of Lasioglossum baleicum chromosome 4, iyLasBale1, whole genome shotgun sequence:
- the Und gene encoding methionyl aminopeptidase und: protein MAAVLDEVGKSAEKLVDEVKDEIVDKGDEAGAVEAVKKGKKKKKKKKAGAGEASADVPEGGEEDNAKENNAANAEEAAPEAALEGAVEAGENDGEAEETKKKKKKRKPRGKGGVKQQTDPPTVPVAELFPDGNFPVGQIMEHPPAAGVDDRMAKERFTSEEARAFDRMNNDVYNDARHAAEAHRQTRKHIMNWIKPGMTMIEICNELEDTARKLIGENGLKAGLAFPTGCSRNHCAAHYTPNTGDPTVLEYDDVTKIDFGTHINGQIIDCAFTVTFNPKYDKLIEAVRDATNTGIRAAGIDVQLCDVGAEIQEVMESYEIELNGKTHQIKSIRNLNGHSIAPYCIHSGKTVPIVRGGEATRMEENEFYAIETFGSTGKGIVHDDMDCSHYMKSFDACFVPLRLRSSKSLLNTINKHFSTLAFCKRWLDRVGCTKYQMALKDLCDKGAVDAYPPLVEAKGVYTAQFEHTLVLRPTCKEVISRGDDY, encoded by the exons ATGGCTGCCGTATTGGACGAAGTCGGCAAATCTGCCGAAAAACTGGTAGACGAGGTAAAAGACGAGATCGTCGACAAAGGGGATGAAGCTGGCGCGGTAGAGGCAGTGAAGaaaggaaagaagaagaaaaagaagaagaaagctg GAGCTGGAGAAGCCAGCGCAGATGTTCCAGAAGGAGGAGAGGAGGACAATGCGAAAGAGAATAATGCAGCCAATGCAGAAG AAGCTGCTCCGGAAGCAGCTCTGGAAGGGGCAGTGGAAGCCGGAGAGAATGATGGCGAAGCTGAGGagacaaagaagaagaagaaaaaacgcAAGCCACGTGGTAAAGGAGGAGTAAAGCAGCAAACGGATCCTCCAACTGTTCCTGTGGCGGAGTTGTTCCCAGATGGGAATTTCCCGGTGGGACAGATAATGGAGCATCCTCCTGCAGCAGGAGTAGATGATAGAATGGCGAAGGAGCGTTTTACTAGCGAGGAAGCGCGTGCATTTGATCGAATGAACAACGATGTTTACAATGACGCTAGACACGCGGCCGAAGCTCACAGGCAAACAAGAAAGCACATTATGAACTGG ATCAAGCCAGGAATGACAATGATAGAGATCTGTAACGAGCTCGAAGACACAGCTAGGAAGCTGATCGGTGAAAACGGTCTGAAAGCTGGCCTAGCTTTTCCGACCGGTTGTTCCAGAAACCATTGTGCAGCTCACTATACTCCGAACACCGGTGATCCGACCGTTTTGGAATACGATGATGTAACCAAGATCGATTTTGGTACACACATAAACGGTCAGATCATCGATTGCGCGTTTACCGTCACGTTCAACCCGAAATACGACAAGTTGATCGAGGCGGTACGCGATGCTACAAATACTGGAATCCGAGCTGCTGGGATCGACGTCCAGCTTTGTGACGTCGGTGCCGAGATCCAGGAAGTTATGGAGTCTTATGAGATCGAGCTGAATGGGAAAACTCATCAG ATAAAGTCCATTAGAAATCTGAATGGACACTCGATCGCCCCGTATTGCATTCATTCTGGTAAGACAGTGCCTATAGTGAGGGGCGGCGAAGCTACCCGAATGGAGGAGAACGAATTCTATGCTATCGAGACGTTTGGATCAACTGGAAAGGGGATCGTGCACGATGACATGGACTGTTCTCATTATATGAAGAGCTTTGATGCTTGTTTTGTACCGCTGAGATTGCGAAGCAGCAAGTCTCTGTTGAACACTATCAACAAACACTTCA GTACTCTGGCGTTCTGCAAACGATGGTTGGATCGTGTTGGCTGCACTAAGTACCAAATGGCGCTCAAGGATCTTTGCGACAAGGGTGCAGTGGACGCGTATCCGCCCCTGGTCGAAGCCAAAGGCGTTTACACTGCTCAATTCGAGCACACCTTGGTCTTGCGTCCGACGTGTAAAGAAGTTATTTCCCGCGGAGACGACTACTAA